The Plectropomus leopardus isolate mb unplaced genomic scaffold, YSFRI_Pleo_2.0 unplaced_scaffold49599, whole genome shotgun sequence nucleotide sequence aagcAACTCATGAGCTCTTAAATCAGCAAGTATTAATACTGATCACTTGTCTTCCAGATCGGAAGATGATGTTACCTTGTCCTGCGTTTCCAGCGTCACAGGGTCAATCTTGCGGATGTAATTTGTTTCAGAGGTGGCGTAATAGTCCTTTCCGTATTTAATGAAATTGCTTGCACCATTGTCAGTGAAGTCAGGCACTGTGTGGTTGAGAAAGGTGATTGCCCTGAAAAGTAAGAGAAAACCATTTGAAGAAATGT carries:
- the LOC121939514 gene encoding beta,beta-carotene 15,15'-dioxygenase-like, which produces FLLLFRAITFLNHTVPDFTDNGASNFIKYGKDYYATSETNYIRKIDPVTLETQDKVDYMKYLPVNLVSSHPHYDKEGNAYNIGTSVAEKGKTKYILFKVPVSSEK